In the Pongo abelii isolate AG06213 chromosome 2, NHGRI_mPonAbe1-v2.0_pri, whole genome shotgun sequence genome, AACTATAAATATTTCTCAGTAAAATTGCCAGTTACTACCTATAACTTTGGAAGTCCCTAGCAAATAGCTATTTTGCAAAAGCTAAATGCTCAGATTAAAATGAAGCACAACGTTCCTAAATAAGCTAATTTTGGGAAACGTTACCAGACTTTCACTGGATCCATATCCAAGTAAACATAATATGAAGCTGAGATCCTTTACACAGAGCTCAGGGACCACCCTGACCACTAGTCCTAATCTACAGGGCTTGGGGTTTTCTCAGcagaatataaagaagaaatggtTTGAATGTTGTCTGACAactatttatttcttcatgattcttcTCAGGGCATCTATAACCTCTTTGTTCCTTAGGCTGTAAATAAAAGGATTTAGTAAAGGAATTATTATTGtgtaaaataaagaatacattttgGCCTGATCTGCAGCTGATCCAGACCTAGGACTCACATACATGAAGAAGAGAGTGCCGTagaacaaagagacagagagcagATGGGCACTGCAAGTGGAAAAGGCTTTGCTTCTACCCTTCTCAGACTTCTTTTTCAGGATGGCAGAGATAATATAGGAGTAAGAGACGATCAGTGTCATAAAAGTGAAGACTTGTATAAATGCTGAAAAGATGAAAATCAGAAGTATATTAACTGTAGGATTGGTGCAAGAAATTTTGAACAGCTGTAAAATTTCACAGTagaaataatgtataatattGGACCTGCAGAAAGTTAATCTAAATAACAAACCCACATGAATCGCTGAATGCagaaaaccaataaaatatgaaatacctATAAACTGAGTACAGAGGCTATTGGACATCACCACTGGATAAAGCAAGGGATTGCATATGGCTACACAGCGGTCATAGGCCATCGCTACCAGCAGGAAGCATTCTGTGGTTGCATTGGaaccaaaaaagtaaaactggGTGGCACACTCAGCCAGGGATGGCATATGATTCTTTGATAAAAAATTGATAAGCATCTTAGGAGTCACAGAGGGTGAAGTGCATGCATCTGCAAAGGCTAAACTGCCAAGAAataagtacatgggggtgtgaaGGTGGGGGTCCTTCCAGATGAGAGCCATCAGGCCAAGGTTGCCCACCAGGGTGATGAGGTAGATGACCAAGAACACCAGGAACAGGGGCACCTGCAGCCCTGGATGATCTGTAAGTCCTGTGAGGACAAAGTGAGTCACCagagtcttattttcttctgccatGTGTGACCTGGCCAATCACTAAAACGAAAGAAGAGAGAATATAGTCACAAAAGAGTCATAACAATGATGACATTTTAGGTGTGACTGATTCCCAAGAGATGCTTCttgttttattagttttaaatttttacccTTATTTGtccacttttattttgttttgtttcgttattttgagacagagtcttcctctctcacccaggctggagtgcaatgctgctatcatggctgactgcagcctcagcctcctgggctcgaaaatcctctcacttcagcttcccaaagttctaggattactggcataagtcaccgcacctggcttacTTCTCTATAATAATATACATTCAAAATTATCcattataaaaagttttaaaatcataatCTATCCAAAGTGACATGTAAACTTAGTACAAATCTTTTTCAATCTAACAGGGTTTTTTCTACAACTGCATATACTTatcttaaagttcatatgaaagaaaaacattgccATTTTCCCCAAGAAAATACTAAATAGTAAGAATAGTTGAGTACTTTAACTGCTATTGAGCTATAATATAAAGccataataatcaaaatattaaGATATTGGGATAAGAATAGACAAGAGGATCAGCACAATAGGATAGAGAGGtcagaaatatatttcaataCATAGAGGAATTTggcataaaacaaatatatttcaatacAGAAGGAAAAGAATGACTGATTTAATGAATGATACTGGCACTGTTGGCTATTTCTCTGGAAGTAAATAATGTTAGGCTCTACCTCATAccacaaatattttctaagaaatttAATGTAACTTAGAGATTTGAGAAATTCTTattcaaagaaagaaagccaGAATAAATACATAGCTCCTATATAATTTTAATGCATAGCAGAAGAGTATCTATCAGAATCAAAAGGcatataataaattagaaaacatattttataatggaTATGAAAGATACAGATGTATgtctataataaaaactaaaaatagataaGCAAATGGCAAAGTATCTGAAAGAAGAATGAGTAAATGATATGAATAAGCAAgttaataaatttaacaaatgaaaatgaccaaaaaatgaaatgaaaagatacccaaattTCTAtgtcatagacacacacacacacacacacatacacacacacagacacacacacacacatctttattttcatgtatcagattagcagaaattaaaatgaataaaatacccgCTACTAACTGAGGTGAGAAaagtaatattttcatatattactgatggaaatatttattgcaacagtctttttgaaaagcaattttatatactctcattaattttataaaacatatatatacccTTTGATTTACCATTTTTAATGTATACCACCTAGAAATAAAAGTACCACTactcaaatataaatatacaaaaaatatccaATGCATTATTGTTCACAGTGGCAAAGACCAGACACATCCACAGTGAAATGGTTGGATAAATCACAGTACATTCATACTGTGGAATAAAATTCAGGCATAAAAATACCAATTGAATGGAGAATTACCACAATGTGTAGATATGAGAAGAGCAAGatacctatgagtgaaaacaatATAATTTCATTATTGTAAAACAAGAATTGCACTTTTAAATCTCTCTTTGCATGGAGAAAAATGTGGATAATGGATACTAAATTAGTAGCACTGGTTTATGTAATACGGGAGTAGATGCCGGATTAGGGGAAGTGGAGGAGAGAGCAAGAGGGATAAATCAAAATAAGAGTTCCACAAGAAAAACAGCATGTATGTTATTATCTCTTTAACATAAAGTTATGtaaacatatgtatgtacatgtgtctacatatatatatgaagggaTGTATAAAAGAACAGTCTCTAACATGTCATAGTGGAAAAAAGAATCAAGAGCAATAAAACCTTGTTGCCTTTTAAAGGAGATGTTTTGTCACTGAAAATTTCAATGTAAAATTAGGGGTCTATAATCTCTAAGTTTTTGTACCTACGTATTGCTTAAATGCAGAAATAACATTCAGGCAAATTCGCGTGGTATTTTGAATATTATCAATGGAAAAAACTTTTGCGCATTGAGAGTAGATAGAATTTTTTAATACTCCAAAGTTATCTGTAATTATATAAGATAGAGATTCAAATAGAGTAacagaatttttagaaattttagaatttttgtaatttctgtaatgttcttattaaatttattcttttatactttattttttatcactGCTATGAATATAACATTTAGTGTTTTCATGAAGTAAAGAGAtttttgtgaatgtgtg is a window encoding:
- the LOC100448387 gene encoding olfactory receptor 5AC1; its protein translation is MAEENKTLVTHFVLTGLTDHPGLQVPLFLVFLVIYLITLVGNLGLMALIWKDPHLHTPMYLFLGSLAFADACTSPSVTPKMLINFLSKNHMPSLAECATQFYFFGSNATTECFLLVAMAYDRCVAICNPLLYPVVMSNSLCTQFIGISYFIGFLHSAIHVGLLFRLTFCRSNIIHYFYCEILQLFKISCTNPTVNILLIFIFSAFIQVFTFMTLIVSYSYIISAILKKKSEKGRSKAFSTCSAHLLSVSLFYGTLFFMYVSPRSGSAADQAKMYSLFYTIIIPLLNPFIYSLRNKEVIDALRRIMKK